The following proteins are co-located in the Candidatus Paracaedibacter acanthamoebae genome:
- a CDS encoding TonB-dependent receptor plug domain-containing protein, translating to MIYRPLFFTFLIASAMATPTTPIVVTAKRHESFRLPPSTKTTTFTQEKIKKNQYTQVTEVINATPGYTVIQSGGIGQQSSIFVRGTNSNHVQVRLDGMRINLPEASNGTVDAALLTTQNLNMITLLRGGQSSLYGADAIGGVILLTTPKGTGNFEETLRLETGSQKTINAYGHLAGGFKNSGLYLGVSRFATGGIHQTPPEYRQATGHYPRLPYRQGSYAARFDHRFNDAIDVSWISRLSSASLSYQLREKAVPQQRQQALQRLLLTVKPTSFWQHQLGFGYLTTDQSNARHDPAFTKTHGQRQQFDWAQTFENSKAGSVSITAETSKDSARHHDNLLTASFDQASHALGALWQKKWHWIGIDISARHDKISRFHHGNTHRQGIIITPFKSTKLLASHSTSFKTPTLYQLYAKTPYFVGNPKLKPEKAHQWEAGFEQRLGGQFLWEETYFINHLKGLIDATPDWKSITNIGRARTSGLESILTWLGIKGWSADINHTYTKAKNLVTSQRLLRRPLSKLSGRVYYSHDNWLWTMEVSHTGRRHDVHPLTYKPIMAKPYTLVNFKTQKKFSDSLTIFGRIENLFNRKIQEPVGFRKAGISIFIGLEKTIGD from the coding sequence CACGCAAGTGACAGAAGTTATCAACGCCACGCCGGGTTATACGGTTATCCAATCAGGGGGCATCGGTCAACAAAGCTCAATTTTCGTGCGAGGGACCAATTCAAACCATGTTCAGGTTCGTCTGGATGGAATGCGGATCAATTTGCCGGAAGCATCGAATGGCACGGTTGATGCTGCTTTACTGACAACCCAAAACCTTAACATGATTACATTGCTGCGCGGTGGTCAAAGTAGCCTTTATGGTGCGGATGCCATTGGCGGGGTCATTCTTTTAACAACTCCCAAGGGAACCGGAAACTTTGAAGAAACCCTCCGGCTTGAAACGGGTAGTCAAAAAACCATCAATGCTTATGGACATTTAGCGGGGGGATTTAAAAATTCTGGCCTTTATTTAGGCGTCTCGCGATTTGCAACAGGCGGCATTCATCAAACTCCGCCAGAATATCGACAAGCGACGGGGCATTATCCCCGACTGCCTTATCGTCAAGGCAGCTATGCGGCTCGGTTTGACCATCGGTTTAATGACGCTATTGATGTGAGTTGGATTAGCCGTTTATCATCAGCGAGCTTATCCTATCAGCTAAGAGAAAAAGCCGTCCCTCAACAGCGTCAGCAAGCTTTGCAACGCCTTCTCTTGACCGTAAAGCCCACCTCATTTTGGCAGCATCAACTCGGGTTTGGTTATTTAACAACCGATCAAAGTAATGCACGCCATGATCCCGCCTTTACAAAAACCCACGGACAACGCCAGCAGTTTGATTGGGCTCAAACGTTTGAGAATTCTAAAGCAGGCTCAGTATCGATTACCGCCGAAACCAGCAAAGATTCAGCCCGCCATCATGATAATCTCCTAACGGCATCCTTTGACCAAGCATCCCATGCTTTGGGCGCTCTGTGGCAAAAGAAATGGCACTGGATTGGCATTGATATCAGCGCTCGTCATGATAAAATATCACGGTTTCATCACGGTAATACCCATCGCCAAGGAATTATAATTACCCCCTTTAAGTCCACAAAACTCTTAGCAAGCCATAGCACAAGCTTTAAAACCCCAACCTTATATCAACTTTATGCTAAAACACCTTATTTTGTGGGTAATCCGAAACTGAAACCTGAAAAAGCCCATCAATGGGAAGCTGGGTTTGAACAACGACTTGGAGGGCAATTCTTATGGGAAGAAACCTATTTTATCAATCACCTAAAGGGCCTTATTGATGCAACGCCTGATTGGAAATCAATCACGAATATAGGGCGGGCACGCACCAGTGGATTAGAATCAATTTTAACCTGGCTCGGCATAAAAGGATGGTCTGCAGACATTAACCATACATATACAAAAGCCAAGAATCTTGTAACCAGTCAGCGGTTGTTACGGCGTCCGTTAAGCAAGCTATCGGGACGCGTTTATTATAGCCACGATAATTGGCTGTGGACGATGGAAGTTTCTCATACAGGTCGACGCCATGATGTTCATCCCCTTACTTATAAACCTATTATGGCAAAACCCTATACGCTCGTGAATTTTAAGACCCAGAAAAAATTTTCTGATTCATTGACTATTTTTGGTCGCATCGAAAATTTGTTTAACCGTAAGATTCAGGAACCAGTCGGTTTTCGTAAGGCAGGGATTAGTATTTTTATTGGACTGGAGAAAACCATTGGCGACTAA